One genomic window of Arachis hypogaea cultivar Tifrunner chromosome 8, arahy.Tifrunner.gnm2.J5K5, whole genome shotgun sequence includes the following:
- the LOC112707741 gene encoding inositol polyphosphate multikinase beta, translating into MFKIPEHQVAGHQAKDGVLGPLIDDSGNFYKPLQNDERGSKEIAFYTSLSSDPRVPDNIRRYFPIFRGSKAINASDGSGLQPHLVLEDVVSSYQSPSVMDIKIGSRTWDPQASESYIEKCLKKDRESSSLTLGFRISGLKLVTSSKDASVWQPGRKFLQNLAANDAKLVLSRFVSSNVSSNDNIHPDCSFASKVFGGPSGILEQLLELKKWFEVQTIFHFYSCSVLMVYERESLMKGSSSSGALVKLVDFAHVADAKGAIDHNFLGGLCSLIKFISDVLEAPVENGFCNNYCSKDEH; encoded by the coding sequence ATGTTTAAGATCCCAGAGCACCAAGTTGCTGGTCATCAAGCCAAAGATGGTGTCCTTGGCCCCCTAATAGACGATTCTGGAAACTTCTACAAGCCTCTTCAAAATGATGAACGTGGTTCCAAAGAAATTGCATTTTATACCTCCCTGTCTTCTGATCCCAGGGTCCCCGACAACATTCGCAGATACTTCCCCATTTTTCGTGGTAGTAAGGCTATCAATGCATCTGATGGCTCTGGCTTACAACCCCATCTTGTTTTGGAAGATGTTGTCTCCAGTTACCAGAGCCCGTCTGTAATGGATATCAAAATTGGTTCTAGGACTTGGGATCCGCAAGCTTCTGAGTCCTACATTGAAAAGTGTTTAAAAAAGGATAGAGAATCCTCTAGCCTGACATTGGGTTTTAGAATATCAGGATTGAAGTTAGTGACCTCCTCCAAAGATGCATCGGTCTGGCAGCCGGGCAGGAAGTTTCTTCAAAACCTAGCTGCCAACGATGCCAAATTGGTATTGAGTAGGTTTGTTTCTTCCAACGTGTCTTCAAATGATAACATACACCCAGATTGTTCTTTTGCGTCTAAGGTTTTTGGTGGACCTTCTGGAATTTTGGAACAGCTACTGGAACTTAAGAAATGGTTTGAGGTTCAAACTATTTTTCATTTCTATTCTTGTTCTGTCCTCATGGTATATGAAAGGGAATCTCTGATGAAAGGAAGTAGTAGTTCAGGTGCTCTTGTTAAACTTGTTGACTTTGCACATGTGGCGGATGCAAAAGGTGCCATTGATCACAACTTCTTGGGAGGGCTTTGTTCTTTAATTAAGTTCATTTCAGATGTATTGGAGGCACCTGTTGAAAACGGCTTTTGTAACAATTACTGTTCTAAAGATGAACACTGA